Proteins encoded together in one Bacteroides ovatus window:
- a CDS encoding MFS transporter, translating into MNNKTSNIYPWVVVGLLWGVALLNYMDRQMLSTMRIPMMEDVRELESAANFGRLMAVFLWVYGLMSPLSGIVGDRMSRKWLIVGSLCVWSGVTYLMGYATTFNQLYWLRGIMGISEALYLPAALSLIADFHKDKTRSLAVGIHMTGLYVGQAIGGFGATFAAIYSWHTTFHWFGIIGVGYGVILAFLLRDKERGSVSENQKMKKIPVLKSLGMLFSNVFFWIILFYFCVPGTPGWAAKNWLPTLFSDSLSIDISVAGPMSTISIALSSLFGVLAGGYISDRWVLKNVRGRVYTGAMGLGLIIPSLLFIGYGHSIFALVMGAMLFGIGFGMFDANNMPILCQFVSARYRATAYGIMNMCGVFAGAIITSLLGESMDAGHLGRDFALLAILVFVMLVILVTCLRPKTIDMKD; encoded by the coding sequence ATGAATAATAAAACTTCAAATATATATCCTTGGGTAGTGGTTGGGCTGCTGTGGGGTGTTGCCTTGTTGAATTATATGGACAGGCAAATGCTTTCCACTATGCGAATTCCAATGATGGAGGATGTGCGGGAATTGGAATCAGCAGCCAATTTCGGTCGCCTGATGGCTGTATTCTTGTGGGTATACGGACTGATGAGTCCTTTATCGGGGATTGTCGGTGATCGTATGAGCCGCAAATGGTTGATTGTAGGTAGTCTGTGTGTGTGGTCAGGAGTTACTTACTTGATGGGATATGCCACCACTTTCAATCAACTCTACTGGTTGCGTGGAATTATGGGAATTAGTGAAGCGTTGTATTTACCTGCTGCTTTGTCATTGATTGCCGATTTTCATAAAGATAAGACTCGTTCGTTGGCTGTGGGAATACATATGACAGGGTTGTATGTGGGACAGGCTATCGGTGGATTTGGAGCTACTTTTGCAGCAATCTATTCCTGGCATACAACATTCCATTGGTTTGGTATTATAGGTGTGGGTTATGGTGTTATTCTGGCATTTCTTCTGCGTGATAAAGAGAGAGGAAGTGTATCTGAAAATCAGAAGATGAAAAAGATTCCTGTATTGAAGAGTTTGGGAATGTTATTTTCCAATGTCTTTTTCTGGATTATCTTATTTTATTTCTGTGTACCGGGCACCCCGGGATGGGCGGCAAAGAACTGGTTACCGACTCTTTTCTCTGACAGCTTATCTATTGATATTTCGGTAGCAGGTCCTATGTCTACTATTTCTATAGCTTTGTCCTCATTATTCGGTGTGTTGGCAGGTGGATATATATCCGACCGTTGGGTATTAAAAAATGTACGTGGAAGAGTATATACTGGTGCTATGGGTTTGGGGCTTATCATACCTTCCTTGTTGTTTATCGGATATGGTCATTCTATTTTCGCACTGGTGATGGGGGCTATGCTGTTTGGGATAGGTTTTGGTATGTTTGACGCAAATAATATGCCTATTCTCTGTCAGTTTGTGTCTGCACGTTACAGGGCAACTGCCTATGGTATTATGAATATGTGTGGTGTATTTGCCGGAGCTATTATTACGAGCCTTCTGGGTGAGTCGATGGATGCCGGACATTTGGGACGCGATTTTGCGTTGCTTGCTATACTGGTATTTGTTATGCTGGTCATTTTGGTCACTTGTCTGCGACCTAAAACGATTGATATGAAAGATTAA
- a CDS encoding sialidase family protein: MKVSKKIFIIFSMILLLVSPVTSLGKDIKWILERPVIPVLVKKPANPVMKITLIRTDNQPYVIRQIDLDLLGSTNVADIVSVAIYGAKKNGLIDTSRLLCNALPATQKMSFTNEVQVNQDSLSFWVAVTLKDTVSLDHRVQVNCNRVKTTKGNLKILDKTSKPLRVGVAVRQKGQDGCISSRIPGLATSNKGTLLAIFDARYDYPRDLQGNIDIALHRSTDKGVTWQPIQTVLDMREWGGLPQKYNGVSDACILVDKNTGDIYVAGLWMHGLLDKDGKWIEGLNENSTNWTHQWKGRGSQPGTGLKETSQFMIAKSTDDGLSWGFPDNITSKTKRPEWWLFAPAPGQGITLTDGTLVFPTQGRDENGLPFSNITYSKDHGKTWVTSNPAYQDVTECSVVQLGDGALMLNMRDNRNRGNKDVNGRRICTTIDLGESWKEHPTSRRALVEPTCMASLHRHEYMEEGKKKSMLLFVNPNNYGTRDNLTLKVSFDDGMTWPEEHWILFDQYRSTGYSCITSIDENSIGILYESSQSDLAFIKINLIEILK; encoded by the coding sequence ATGAAAGTAAGTAAGAAAATATTTATCATATTTTCGATGATTTTGTTATTGGTGTCACCAGTCACATCTTTAGGTAAAGACATAAAATGGATACTGGAGAGACCTGTTATTCCTGTGTTGGTAAAGAAACCGGCAAATCCTGTAATGAAGATAACTTTAATCAGGACAGATAATCAACCTTATGTTATCCGGCAAATAGATCTGGATTTATTGGGGAGCACGAATGTGGCAGATATTGTTTCTGTTGCCATATATGGTGCGAAGAAGAATGGACTGATAGATACGTCTCGTTTACTTTGTAATGCACTTCCCGCTACACAAAAAATGTCATTTACTAATGAAGTGCAGGTTAATCAGGATTCTTTGTCTTTTTGGGTAGCCGTAACATTGAAAGATACGGTTTCACTGGATCATCGTGTTCAGGTTAATTGTAACCGGGTGAAAACCACGAAAGGCAATCTGAAAATTTTGGATAAAACAAGTAAACCTTTACGAGTAGGAGTAGCTGTACGACAGAAAGGACAGGATGGATGTATCTCATCACGTATTCCAGGATTAGCTACTAGTAATAAAGGCACTTTATTGGCCATTTTTGATGCCCGCTATGATTATCCTCGTGATTTGCAGGGAAATATAGATATTGCTCTTCATCGTAGTACAGATAAGGGAGTAACTTGGCAACCCATTCAAACTGTTTTGGATATGAGGGAATGGGGAGGTTTACCACAGAAATACAATGGAGTGAGTGATGCCTGTATTTTAGTAGATAAAAATACTGGTGATATTTATGTAGCCGGATTATGGATGCACGGTCTGCTGGATAAAGACGGAAAGTGGATAGAAGGTCTGAATGAAAACAGTACGAACTGGACACATCAATGGAAAGGTAGAGGTTCTCAACCAGGAACAGGGCTAAAAGAAACTTCCCAGTTTATGATAGCAAAAAGTACGGATGATGGTCTTAGCTGGGGCTTTCCGGATAATATAACCTCAAAGACGAAACGCCCTGAATGGTGGTTATTTGCACCTGCACCCGGACAGGGAATTACGTTGACAGACGGAACGTTGGTATTTCCTACACAAGGACGTGACGAAAACGGGCTTCCTTTCTCGAATATTACGTATAGTAAAGATCATGGAAAGACGTGGGTGACCAGTAATCCTGCATATCAGGATGTTACGGAATGTAGTGTCGTACAATTGGGTGACGGCGCCTTGATGTTGAACATGCGTGATAACCGGAACAGAGGAAATAAAGACGTGAACGGTCGTAGAATCTGCACAACTATTGATCTGGGAGAAAGTTGGAAAGAACATCCAACTTCACGGAGAGCACTCGTAGAACCTACTTGTATGGCAAGTCTGCATCGACATGAGTATATGGAAGAAGGAAAGAAGAAAAGCATGCTTCTGTTTGTAAATCCGAATAATTATGGGACAAGAGATAATCTGACTTTAAAAGTTAGTTTTGATGATGGAATGACTTGGCCGGAAGAACATTGGATTCTTTTCGACCAATATCGTAGTACTGGATATTCCTGCATTACATCCATAGATGAAAATTCAATAGGTATATTATATGAGAGTAGTCAGTCGGATTTAGCTTTTATAAAAATCAATTTAATAGAGATTTTAAAGTAA
- a CDS encoding dihydrodipicolinate synthase family protein produces the protein MNNYEKLEGMVAATFTPLDENGDVNLSVIDKYADWIASTPIKGVFVCGTTGEFSSLTIDERKLILEKWLVSARKRFKVIAHVGSNCQRSAMELARHAAQVGADAIASIAPSFFKPGTVDELVDFFAPICHSAAGLPFYYYNMPSITGVNLPVDKFLVEGKKKIPNLVGTKFTHNNLMEMGVCIELEQHRFEVLHGYDEILISGLAMGAVAGVGSTYNYIPNVYQAIFDSMKMNDLETARHNQIKSIRTVEVIIKYGGGVRGGKAIMKLIGIDCGSCRLPIKPFSVDEYEKLRGDLDAIKFFEF, from the coding sequence TTGATAAATATGCTGATTGGATAGCATCGACTCCTATCAAAGGGGTATTTGTGTGCGGCACAACCGGTGAATTTTCTTCATTGACGATCGATGAGCGTAAATTAATTCTTGAAAAATGGCTCGTTTCTGCCCGTAAGCGATTCAAGGTCATAGCTCATGTAGGCTCAAACTGTCAACGAAGTGCAATGGAACTGGCACGTCATGCTGCACAAGTAGGGGCCGATGCTATTGCTTCAATTGCTCCCTCTTTTTTTAAACCGGGAACAGTAGATGAATTAGTTGATTTTTTTGCACCTATTTGCCACTCTGCTGCTGGCTTACCTTTCTATTATTATAATATGCCATCGATTACAGGGGTTAATTTGCCGGTGGATAAGTTTTTGGTAGAAGGGAAAAAGAAAATACCTAATCTGGTGGGTACTAAGTTTACTCATAATAACCTGATGGAGATGGGAGTTTGCATAGAGTTGGAGCAACATCGGTTTGAAGTATTGCATGGTTATGATGAAATTCTTATTTCCGGCTTGGCTATGGGAGCTGTAGCAGGAGTTGGAAGTACGTATAATTATATACCTAATGTCTATCAGGCTATTTTTGATTCAATGAAAATGAACGATTTGGAAACGGCTCGCCACAATCAGATAAAATCCATACGTACCGTGGAGGTTATTATTAAATATGGTGGCGGAGTGCGCGGTGGCAAAGCGATTATGAAGCTGATAGGTATTGATTGCGGTTCTTGCCGGTTGCCGATAAAACCTTTTTCTGTTGATGAATATGAAAAACTAAGAGGTGATTTGGACGCTATAAAATTCTTTGAATTCTGA